One stretch of Amycolatopsis sp. NBC_00345 DNA includes these proteins:
- a CDS encoding ADP-ribosylglycohydrolase family protein, translated as MGGMEAHRLRGSLLAGAIGDALGARVEFDSMDRIREIAGPAGITGFLSAYGGEGRFTDDTQMTLFTLEALVRAHAQRRRAPGLTCFGELEAYGRSGIRGGVDRPVNNSKGCGAAANPTESRRTRAAAGPLVATRFRRGCGRISSEQHSMRVAPVALWSDDLSEVFGLAAEAAALTHGHPSGYLSAGTFAVIVHELLLGKPLLDAVGTARAELVRHPGHEEADAALEQALAAPGPDTAAPAEPERLEALGRGDSGETALAMSVYVALTTEDAESALLAAVNHGGDSDSTGSVCGNLVGAMYGEDALPPGWLDRLELREVITELADDAVAEFGPDAPSDDRWSSLYPVD; from the coding sequence ATGGGCGGCATGGAGGCACACCGGCTGCGTGGCAGCCTGCTCGCCGGGGCGATCGGCGACGCGCTCGGCGCGCGCGTCGAGTTCGACTCGATGGACCGGATCCGGGAGATCGCCGGGCCGGCCGGGATCACCGGCTTCCTCTCCGCGTACGGCGGCGAAGGGCGCTTCACCGACGACACGCAGATGACGCTGTTCACGCTCGAAGCCCTGGTCCGCGCCCACGCGCAGCGGCGCCGGGCGCCCGGGCTGACCTGCTTCGGCGAGCTGGAGGCGTACGGCCGGTCCGGCATTCGCGGCGGCGTCGACCGGCCGGTGAACAACTCCAAGGGCTGCGGCGCCGCTGCTAATCCGACCGAAAGTAGGCGGACACGGGCTGCAGCCGGCCCGCTCGTAGCAACCCGTTTCCGCCGTGGCTGCGGTCGGATTAGCAGCGAACAGCACAGTATGCGTGTCGCGCCCGTCGCTCTGTGGTCCGACGACTTGTCGGAGGTGTTCGGGCTCGCGGCCGAGGCCGCGGCGCTGACCCACGGTCACCCAAGCGGGTATTTGTCGGCCGGCACCTTCGCGGTGATCGTGCACGAACTGCTGCTGGGCAAGCCATTGCTCGACGCCGTGGGGACCGCGCGCGCCGAGCTGGTGCGCCACCCCGGCCACGAGGAGGCCGACGCCGCGCTGGAGCAGGCACTGGCGGCGCCGGGACCCGACACCGCGGCCCCCGCCGAGCCGGAGCGGCTCGAAGCGCTGGGGCGGGGCGACTCCGGGGAAACGGCGCTCGCGATGTCCGTCTACGTGGCCCTGACCACCGAAGACGCCGAATCCGCCTTGCTCGCGGCCGTGAACCACGGCGGCGACAGCGATTCCACGGGCTCGGTCTGCGGCAACCTCGTCGGCGCGATGTACGGCGAGGACGCGCTGCCGCCCGGCTGGCTGGACCGGCTGGAGCTGCGCGAGGTCATCACGGAGCTGGCGGACGACGCCGTCGCCGAGTTCGGGCCGGACGCGCCGTCCGATGACCGATGGTCCAGTCTTTACCCGGTCGACTAA
- a CDS encoding glycohydrolase toxin TNT-related protein (This protein contains a domain related to Tuberculosis Necrotizing Toxin, which is the C-terminal effector domain of outer membrane channel protein CpnT, and which has a lethal NAD+-glycohydrolase activity.): protein MRYRVEAAERPDGLYATLEGRTLAAERSTTDGTLLLSLLPDDEDTPEGFDREHEGRPARVVLASEVPATFSLTTYCEYDDELFEVAPGDQTELTLRWTQHDPVRAAQLGLTDFSVTVPAKQLTALWQTRRDYSTEARHEAESDQSKLLRAIGRTLRAVPGGWTRVGAQFRQVGDYSELEVRAIGDENGPVSVSLPAPPRLTALFAQLRAAMYLPDSGTWFQGTFTLDTEAQFDFDFDADQEPVWRLPPNNSGLPTSQPYALELANFPRPPKQLPEWLAAKAETPLDLTFRQARVVDAHNEGERPVVNRPPVPPDQVRGVLDYLFRAPVAMHRPAPQPDIFAPGAPPDVPQAFHTDGAWIWPAAVPHYLRKYGVPPEPELVEHIRAAGFRPPFVRELVRATAEADVLGQPRPHRSEADLPDDTALARAARDGDPGRPLRAAETLTLLQQRLMEHGVPASAYRIGANEVPADDVWTLRRADDRWEISRPPSTEPVAFPNLAEAARYLLGTLLMLPPRAADESDQPADWPILPLRGEPPLNFYRGKRLIVLPAGTTVQRYGDETGNLVHSESARFEETSLTPARERERQQYRVQRALRVLTGVTTPWGPMPGGAVAYLLPRPIAQHVEAGALSRV from the coding sequence GTGCGCTACCGGGTCGAAGCGGCGGAACGCCCGGACGGGTTGTACGCGACGCTGGAGGGCCGCACGCTCGCGGCGGAGCGGTCGACCACCGACGGCACGCTGCTGCTGTCGCTGCTGCCGGACGACGAGGACACGCCCGAGGGCTTCGACCGGGAGCACGAAGGCCGTCCGGCCCGGGTGGTCCTCGCGAGCGAGGTCCCGGCGACGTTCAGCTTGACGACGTACTGCGAGTACGACGACGAGCTGTTCGAGGTCGCCCCGGGTGACCAGACCGAGCTGACGCTGCGGTGGACGCAGCACGATCCCGTGCGCGCCGCCCAGCTCGGCCTCACCGACTTCTCGGTGACCGTGCCCGCGAAGCAGCTCACGGCGCTCTGGCAGACCCGCCGGGATTACAGCACCGAGGCACGCCACGAAGCCGAAAGCGACCAGAGCAAGCTGCTGCGCGCCATCGGCCGCACACTGCGCGCGGTGCCTGGCGGCTGGACGCGCGTCGGCGCGCAGTTCCGTCAGGTCGGGGACTACTCGGAGCTGGAGGTCCGCGCCATCGGCGACGAGAACGGGCCGGTGTCCGTGTCGCTGCCCGCGCCGCCGCGGCTGACGGCGCTGTTCGCCCAGCTGCGCGCCGCGATGTACCTGCCGGACAGCGGCACCTGGTTCCAGGGCACGTTCACGCTGGACACGGAGGCGCAGTTCGACTTCGACTTCGACGCCGACCAGGAGCCCGTGTGGCGCCTCCCGCCGAACAACAGCGGCCTTCCGACGTCCCAGCCGTACGCGTTGGAGCTGGCGAACTTCCCGCGCCCGCCGAAGCAGCTGCCCGAGTGGCTGGCCGCGAAGGCCGAGACGCCGCTTGACCTCACCTTCCGCCAGGCCCGGGTGGTCGACGCCCACAACGAGGGCGAGCGGCCCGTGGTCAACCGCCCGCCGGTGCCGCCGGACCAGGTCCGCGGTGTGCTCGACTACCTGTTCCGCGCGCCTGTCGCGATGCACCGGCCGGCGCCGCAGCCGGACATCTTCGCGCCCGGCGCACCGCCGGACGTGCCGCAGGCCTTCCACACCGACGGCGCCTGGATCTGGCCCGCCGCCGTGCCGCACTACCTGCGCAAGTACGGCGTGCCGCCGGAGCCGGAGCTGGTGGAGCACATCCGCGCGGCCGGGTTCCGGCCGCCGTTCGTGCGTGAGCTGGTGCGCGCCACGGCGGAGGCCGACGTGCTCGGCCAGCCGCGGCCCCACCGCTCCGAAGCCGACCTGCCCGACGACACGGCGCTGGCCCGCGCGGCGCGTGACGGCGACCCGGGCCGTCCGCTGCGCGCCGCCGAGACGCTCACGCTGCTGCAGCAACGGCTGATGGAGCACGGCGTGCCCGCGTCCGCCTACCGCATCGGCGCGAACGAGGTGCCCGCCGACGACGTCTGGACGCTGCGCCGAGCCGACGACCGCTGGGAGATCTCGCGCCCGCCGTCGACGGAGCCGGTGGCCTTTCCGAACCTGGCCGAAGCCGCGCGGTACCTGCTCGGCACGCTGCTGATGCTGCCGCCGCGCGCGGCCGACGAGTCCGACCAGCCGGCGGACTGGCCGATCCTCCCGCTGCGGGGCGAGCCGCCGTTGAACTTCTACCGCGGCAAGCGGCTGATCGTGCTCCCCGCGGGCACGACCGTGCAGCGCTACGGCGACGAGACCGGCAACCTCGTGCACTCGGAGTCCGCGCGGTTCGAGGAGACCTCGCTGACCCCCGCACGGGAGCGGGAACGGCAGCAGTACCGGGTTCAGCGGGCGCTGCGTGTGCTCACCGGCGTCACCACGCCGTGGGGCCCGATGCCCGGCGGCGCCGTCGCGTACCTGCTGCCGCGCCCGATCGCGCAGCACGTGGAGGCCGGGGCGCTATCCCGCGTGTGA
- a CDS encoding class I SAM-dependent methyltransferase, producing MTDFLADALAAYRAGDHARAATLAARADSPLGAELSAYLATDGSGPVYDQPRAFTTFIRGGGNVGLYRRLSAELATRYDKLRPESLLDLGCGDGLAVVAALAQASFRPSRVDLVEPSAGLLSAVDVPGVNRFEATAQDFLAARGSTWNLAQSTFALQSIPPADRAEVLRTLRPRTGTLLLAEFDVPELVEGSPEHLSSLAARYERGVAEYGEDASLVAQGFLMPVLLGVAAGAQRTNWEQPAAGWSAQLTDAGFTDVTVEPLADYWWSPAVLITASGSHAG from the coding sequence GTGACCGACTTCCTCGCCGACGCACTGGCCGCCTACCGCGCCGGGGACCACGCCCGCGCCGCGACCCTGGCCGCCCGCGCCGATTCCCCGCTGGGCGCTGAGCTTTCCGCGTACCTCGCCACCGACGGCTCCGGCCCGGTGTACGACCAGCCGCGCGCCTTCACCACGTTCATCCGGGGCGGCGGCAACGTCGGGCTGTACCGGCGGCTGAGCGCCGAGCTGGCCACGCGGTACGACAAGCTGCGCCCGGAATCCTTGCTGGACTTGGGTTGTGGTGACGGCCTGGCCGTGGTCGCGGCGCTGGCGCAGGCGTCGTTCCGGCCGTCGCGGGTCGACCTGGTGGAGCCGTCGGCCGGGCTGCTGTCCGCTGTGGACGTTCCCGGCGTCAACCGGTTCGAGGCGACGGCCCAGGACTTCCTGGCCGCGCGTGGTTCCACGTGGAACCTTGCGCAGTCGACGTTCGCGCTGCAGTCCATCCCGCCGGCCGACCGCGCCGAGGTCCTCCGCACGCTGCGCCCCCGCACCGGGACGCTGCTGCTGGCGGAGTTCGACGTCCCGGAGCTGGTCGAAGGTTCGCCGGAACACCTCAGCTCGCTGGCCGCGCGGTACGAACGCGGCGTCGCGGAATACGGCGAGGACGCTTCCCTTGTCGCACAAGGCTTTCTCATGCCCGTGCTGCTCGGCGTCGCCGCCGGTGCGCAGCGCACGAACTGGGAGCAGCCCGCCGCGGGCTGGTCGGCGCAGCTCACCGACGCCGGCTTCACCGACGTCACCGTCGAACCCCTCGCCGACTACTGGTGGTCGCCCGCGGTCCTGATCACCGCCAGCGGTTCACACGCGGGATAG
- a CDS encoding sensor histidine kinase gives MAAQASEGRSERSASFLVTLLRRGTPALATATTGLTDEIADPTPVRALKRISRMAGPIDARYNDGLLLRAARYVVLVPLAYRIVAVPGAFGAFVVAHGSQGALPVGLVALCSVVMSAFGMFWMLRRAPFRGGQAARLLIADLVITVAFQLVIGLSVPSAVFHDALGVAEKHLLGDIALLTLAVGIPAGIGLAVLSLPVRLLSDWLNSGSADFTQAWSLYPTMFGVLFTGIGGLILLGLGTRLALAYGIRNGRLAERAQQHRMLHDTVLQTLEAISLGGAGDSRERLVEVQRLARAQAMELRQTIETAAAQRAEEGARPLGEKLASLAAEMARDGLRAQLVISELDDDTLSEVRQIAIRDAVREALRNTMKHAETDKVVVRVEERDGGIAVITRDHGTGFSTETRPAGFGISESITARLAEVGGTSLVESTPGNGTRVTLWVPF, from the coding sequence ATGGCGGCGCAGGCGTCCGAAGGCCGGTCGGAACGCAGTGCGAGCTTTCTCGTCACCCTGCTGCGACGCGGCACGCCCGCGCTGGCGACGGCGACCACCGGGCTCACCGACGAGATCGCCGACCCCACCCCGGTCCGGGCGCTGAAGCGGATTTCCCGCATGGCCGGCCCGATCGACGCGAGGTACAACGACGGCCTGCTGCTGCGGGCCGCGCGGTACGTGGTGCTGGTGCCGCTGGCCTACCGGATCGTCGCGGTGCCCGGCGCGTTCGGCGCCTTCGTGGTGGCGCACGGGTCCCAGGGCGCGCTGCCGGTGGGGCTGGTCGCGCTGTGCTCGGTGGTGATGAGCGCGTTCGGCATGTTCTGGATGCTGCGCCGGGCCCCGTTCCGCGGCGGCCAGGCGGCGCGGCTGCTGATCGCCGACCTGGTCATCACGGTGGCGTTCCAGCTGGTCATCGGCCTGAGCGTGCCGTCGGCGGTGTTCCACGACGCGCTCGGTGTCGCCGAGAAACACCTGCTCGGGGACATCGCGCTGCTCACGCTCGCCGTCGGCATCCCGGCGGGCATCGGCCTGGCCGTGCTGAGCCTGCCCGTCCGGCTGCTGTCGGACTGGCTGAACAGCGGCTCGGCCGACTTCACGCAGGCCTGGTCGCTCTACCCGACGATGTTCGGCGTCCTGTTCACCGGGATCGGCGGGCTGATCCTGCTGGGCCTCGGCACGCGGCTCGCGCTGGCGTACGGCATCCGCAACGGACGGCTCGCCGAGCGCGCGCAGCAGCACCGGATGCTGCACGACACCGTGTTGCAGACGCTGGAGGCGATCTCGCTCGGCGGGGCCGGTGACTCCCGGGAGCGGCTCGTCGAGGTGCAGCGGCTGGCCCGCGCGCAGGCGATGGAGCTGCGGCAGACCATCGAGACGGCCGCCGCACAGCGGGCCGAGGAGGGCGCGCGGCCGTTGGGTGAGAAGCTCGCCTCGCTGGCCGCGGAGATGGCGCGCGACGGCCTGCGCGCCCAGCTGGTGATCTCCGAGCTGGACGACGACACGCTGTCGGAGGTCCGGCAGATCGCGATCCGCGACGCCGTGCGCGAGGCCCTGCGCAACACGATGAAACACGCGGAGACCGACAAAGTCGTGGTCCGGGTGGAGGAGCGCGACGGCGGCATCGCCGTGATCACGCGCGACCACGGCACCGGCTTCAGCACCGAGACGCGCCCGGCGGGCTTCGGCATCAGCGAGTCGATCACCGCGCGGCTGGCCGAGGTCGGCGGCACGTCGCTGGTGGAGTCGACCCCCGGCAACGGCACTCGGGTGACGTTGTGGGTGCCCTTCTAG
- a CDS encoding CCA tRNA nucleotidyltransferase → MNNLVAQQNAVTELMRVSPLADELAERFARAGHRLYLVGGSVRDAMLGRLSADLDFTTDARPDRVLQIVSEWGDAVWDVGIAFGTVGVTKKGMTLEITTFRADSYDRVGRNPQVTFGDSIEGDLLRRDFTVNAMAIDLAAKTFIDPHGGLDALRLKVLDTPATPQESFADDPLRMLRAARFSAQLGFVPAPRVVEAMTSMASEITRITAERVQAELSKLLLADDPRPGLELLVDTGLADHVLPELPGMRLTIDEHHQHKDVYQHSLTVLAQAIELEKTHEPKSEPDLVLRLAALLHDAGKPDTREFQPGGGVTFHHHEVVGARMARKRLRALKYSKEIVEAVSQLVFLHLRFHGYANGEWTDSAVRRYVTDAGDLLTRLHKLVRADSTTRNRKKAAALQATYDDLEVRIARLKEQEDLDRVRPDLDGNEIMRLLGLKPGPDVGRAWKFLKELRLDRGPLDHDEAVAELKRWAAAEGLTAGD, encoded by the coding sequence GTGAACAACCTGGTCGCCCAGCAGAACGCGGTGACGGAACTGATGCGTGTGTCCCCCTTGGCCGATGAGCTGGCGGAGCGCTTCGCCCGCGCCGGCCACCGGCTGTACCTGGTCGGCGGCAGCGTGCGTGACGCGATGCTCGGCCGGCTGTCGGCCGACCTCGACTTCACCACCGACGCGCGGCCCGACCGCGTGCTGCAGATCGTCAGCGAGTGGGGCGACGCGGTGTGGGACGTCGGCATCGCCTTCGGCACCGTCGGGGTGACGAAGAAGGGCATGACGCTCGAGATCACCACGTTCCGCGCCGACAGTTACGACCGCGTGGGCCGAAACCCCCAGGTCACCTTCGGCGACAGCATCGAGGGTGACCTGCTCAGGCGCGATTTCACCGTCAACGCGATGGCGATCGACCTGGCCGCCAAGACGTTCATCGACCCGCACGGCGGCCTCGACGCGTTGCGGCTGAAGGTGCTGGACACCCCCGCGACGCCGCAGGAGTCGTTCGCCGACGACCCGCTGCGGATGCTGCGCGCGGCCCGGTTCTCCGCACAGCTGGGCTTCGTTCCCGCACCGCGGGTGGTCGAGGCGATGACGTCGATGGCGAGCGAGATCACCCGGATCACGGCCGAGCGGGTGCAGGCGGAGCTGTCGAAGCTGCTGCTCGCCGACGACCCGCGCCCCGGCCTGGAGCTGCTGGTGGACACCGGCCTGGCCGACCACGTGCTGCCCGAGCTGCCCGGTATGCGGCTGACGATCGACGAGCACCACCAGCACAAGGACGTCTACCAGCACTCGCTCACCGTGCTCGCGCAGGCGATCGAGCTGGAGAAGACCCACGAGCCGAAGTCGGAGCCGGACCTGGTGCTGCGGCTCGCGGCGCTGCTGCACGACGCGGGCAAGCCGGACACCCGCGAGTTCCAGCCGGGTGGCGGCGTGACCTTCCACCACCACGAGGTGGTCGGCGCGCGGATGGCGCGCAAGCGTTTGCGCGCGCTGAAGTACTCCAAGGAGATCGTCGAGGCGGTTTCCCAGCTCGTGTTCCTCCACCTGCGGTTCCACGGTTACGCGAACGGCGAGTGGACCGATTCGGCCGTGCGCCGCTACGTCACCGACGCCGGCGACCTGCTGACCCGGCTGCACAAGCTCGTCCGCGCCGACTCGACCACGCGCAACCGCAAGAAGGCGGCCGCGCTGCAGGCGACGTACGACGACCTCGAGGTGCGCATCGCGCGGCTGAAGGAGCAGGAGGACCTGGACCGGGTCCGCCCCGACCTCGACGGCAACGAGATCATGCGGCTGCTCGGCCTCAAGCCGGGCCCGGACGTCGGCCGCGCGTGGAAGTTCCTCAAGGAGCTGCGCCTCGACCGCGGCCCGCTGGACCACGACGAGGCCGTGGCCGAGCTGAAGCGCTGGGCCGCCGCCGAGGGGCTCACCGCCGGGGACTGA
- a CDS encoding NUDIX hydrolase — translation MPGSAGRAGAPKPRRRRRRQRGRRLTTVDETSAGGLVVDPDREHAALIGRLDRHGKLLWSLPKGHIEDGETVEQTAMREVKEETGISARVLRPLGTIDYWFVAERRRVHKTVHHFLLESTGGELSDEDVEVTEVAWVPLAELEHTLAYSDERKLVRKAKELFAHDDRA, via the coding sequence ATGCCTGGATCTGCCGGCCGCGCCGGAGCGCCCAAGCCGCGTCGGCGGCGGCGGCGCCAGCGCGGCAGGCGGCTGACCACCGTCGACGAGACTTCGGCCGGCGGACTGGTCGTCGACCCGGACCGTGAGCATGCCGCGCTGATCGGGCGGCTCGACCGGCACGGCAAACTGCTCTGGTCGTTGCCGAAGGGCCACATCGAGGACGGTGAGACGGTGGAGCAGACCGCGATGCGCGAGGTGAAGGAAGAAACGGGCATCTCCGCGCGGGTCCTGCGTCCGCTGGGCACCATCGACTACTGGTTCGTGGCCGAACGACGCCGGGTGCACAAGACCGTGCACCACTTCCTGCTCGAGTCGACGGGTGGTGAGCTCTCGGACGAGGACGTCGAGGTCACCGAGGTCGCCTGGGTCCCGCTGGCCGAGCTGGAGCACACTCTCGCCTATTCGGACGAGCGCAAGCTGGTCCGCAAGGCCAAAGAACTTTTCGCGCACGACGACCGCGCTTGA
- a CDS encoding DUF6049 family protein produces the protein MKRPAAFFLSLLFLAVAALYGAPAQAQDEPSPEPPRLRIDLAQLNPRVVTSASTTLSVSGTVTNIGDRRISRPQARLQVGERLASDRAMSGVLAGEPIQDTPLTDFSTLADSLEPGQNARFDIQVPLTGKLARPGVYPMLVNVNGTPEFGGAARLAAVSLLMPVLSAPGGKSAPPVSKHANVSVLWPITDSSPHVLSQPYGGQLTLSDDTLERELKPNGRLYSLVSAARAAQENDPHVRDSLCFAIDPDLLRTVDAMTRGYLVGGAQGQNAAAASDWLSSLRALVKDRCVVTLPFADADLTTLGKVHSATGADPNLLQAALGGAATIRQLLSVQPQEGVLWPDGTPDAQALTAMAGAGFSTVLADGSKLQSKTPVTGAVTLSPGGLRAQPIDGLIASAMTGAPPNPQAPTTVGAASQPAISGQNGLAAIAYEAGLGRADAKANARLLVAPPRRWAAPVSELTTFLGQLGTFLGDGIATGTPLTSQLQADPTGTASLSTGNRDQPAATGDSDTLAALDTQASGLLSAMQMDTRSRVQPQDIVAPVRDAIVRGASTAWQSAAPGAAVANANAELGAIRGQVTVEQPKQTIALASGSSPLPVSVSNDLPVGITAQIALQNNIGIRPPAAQNRFFPAKGSTNEYLQIEALRAGLLSVDVSLTTPAGTSFGSTARFELTSTEYGPITIIITVVAGCALLLLASRRIYRRIKESRKENNEAA, from the coding sequence GTGAAGCGGCCGGCCGCCTTCTTCCTGTCCCTGCTGTTCCTCGCAGTGGCCGCCCTGTACGGCGCGCCCGCGCAGGCGCAGGACGAGCCGAGCCCGGAGCCCCCGCGGCTGCGGATCGACCTCGCCCAGCTGAACCCCCGCGTCGTCACCAGTGCCTCGACGACGCTCTCGGTGTCCGGCACCGTGACCAACATCGGCGACCGCCGGATCTCGCGCCCGCAGGCGCGGCTGCAGGTCGGCGAGCGGCTGGCCAGCGACCGCGCGATGTCGGGCGTGCTGGCGGGCGAGCCGATCCAGGACACCCCGCTGACGGACTTCAGCACGCTCGCCGACTCGCTCGAGCCGGGCCAGAACGCCCGCTTCGACATCCAGGTCCCGCTCACCGGCAAGCTGGCCCGTCCCGGTGTGTACCCGATGCTGGTGAACGTCAACGGCACCCCGGAGTTCGGCGGCGCCGCGCGGCTCGCCGCCGTCAGCCTGCTGATGCCGGTGCTCTCGGCGCCGGGGGGAAAATCGGCTCCGCCGGTGTCCAAGCACGCGAACGTCAGCGTGCTCTGGCCGATCACCGACAGCTCGCCGCACGTCCTCTCGCAGCCCTACGGCGGCCAGCTGACTCTCTCCGACGACACGCTGGAGAGGGAGCTGAAGCCGAACGGGCGGCTGTACTCCCTGGTCTCCGCCGCGCGGGCGGCCCAGGAGAACGACCCCCACGTCCGTGACTCGCTGTGCTTCGCGATCGACCCGGACCTGCTGCGGACCGTCGACGCGATGACCCGCGGCTACCTCGTCGGCGGCGCGCAGGGCCAGAACGCCGCCGCGGCGAGTGACTGGCTGTCGTCGCTGCGTGCGCTGGTCAAGGACCGCTGCGTGGTCACCCTGCCGTTCGCCGACGCCGACCTCACCACCCTCGGCAAGGTGCACTCCGCCACCGGGGCCGACCCGAACCTGCTCCAGGCCGCGCTGGGCGGCGCCGCGACGATCCGGCAGCTGCTCAGCGTCCAGCCGCAGGAGGGCGTGCTGTGGCCGGACGGGACGCCGGACGCGCAGGCGCTCACCGCGATGGCCGGCGCCGGCTTCAGCACGGTGCTCGCGGACGGCTCGAAGCTGCAGTCCAAGACCCCGGTCACCGGCGCCGTCACCCTGTCGCCCGGTGGGCTGCGCGCCCAGCCGATCGACGGGCTGATCGCGAGCGCGATGACCGGCGCCCCGCCGAACCCGCAGGCCCCGACCACGGTCGGCGCGGCCTCCCAGCCCGCGATCTCCGGGCAGAACGGCCTGGCCGCGATCGCGTACGAAGCGGGGCTGGGCCGAGCGGACGCGAAGGCGAACGCCCGGCTGCTGGTCGCGCCGCCGCGCCGCTGGGCCGCGCCGGTGTCCGAGCTGACCACGTTCCTGGGCCAGCTCGGCACCTTCCTCGGCGACGGGATAGCCACGGGCACGCCGCTGACGTCGCAGCTGCAGGCCGACCCGACGGGCACCGCCTCGCTGTCGACCGGCAACCGGGACCAGCCCGCCGCGACCGGCGACTCGGACACGCTGGCGGCCCTCGACACGCAGGCCTCCGGGCTGCTGTCGGCCATGCAGATGGACACCCGGTCGCGGGTGCAGCCGCAGGACATCGTGGCGCCGGTGCGTGACGCGATCGTGCGCGGCGCGTCGACGGCGTGGCAGTCGGCCGCGCCCGGCGCCGCGGTGGCGAACGCGAACGCCGAACTCGGCGCGATCCGCGGCCAGGTGACCGTGGAGCAGCCGAAGCAGACGATCGCGCTGGCGTCGGGCTCGTCGCCGCTGCCGGTGTCCGTGAGCAACGACCTGCCGGTGGGCATCACCGCGCAGATCGCGCTGCAGAACAACATCGGCATCCGGCCGCCGGCCGCGCAGAACCGGTTCTTCCCGGCCAAGGGCAGCACGAACGAGTACCTGCAGATCGAGGCCCTGCGCGCCGGCCTGCTCAGCGTCGATGTGTCGTTGACCACTCCCGCGGGCACCTCGTTCGGCTCGACCGCTCGGTTCGAGCTGACCTCGACGGAGTACGGCCCGATCACGATCATCATCACCGTCGTGGCCGGGTGCGCGCTGCTGCTGCTGGCGTCGCGCCGCATCTACCGGCGGATCAAGGAGAGCCGCAAGGAGAACAACGAGGCGGCCTGA